The Candidatus Neomarinimicrobiota bacterium DNA window GCATTATTAGTTGACGCGTCTTATCATCCAAACTTTTACCTAGGGACAAAACCATCTTCTGATAATTTTTAACAACTTCTTTCCTATTTTCCATTAAAAAAGTAAGCCCATCTTTATCTAAATCTTCCCATTCAAAATTTTCCGTCATTTTTTCACCAACTTTAAATTTCCAAAAAATCAGATAACCTCTACCAGCCACCCCCACTTATCCTCTACATCACCAACCTGAAGGGAGGTTAGATATTCATATAATTTTTTAACAGTCGGACCTGGTTCCTTACCATCGGCGTAAAATTTATACCATTTTTCATTATAATAAATACTTCCAATGGGGGTGATCACAGCCGCAGTTCCACACGCCCCAGCTTCTATTACTCTCTCGATCTCACTTATATGGATTTTCCTTTCTTCAATTTCAAATCCAAACTCCTCCTTAGCAATTTGAACAACAGACTTTCTTGTTATACTTGGCAAAATGGAATTACTTTTTGGTGTGATAAGTCTTTTCCCCTCAAATATAAAAAATACATTGGAAGATCCTGTCTCCTCTATATATTGGTGCTCCTTGGAATCAAGATAGAGAACCTCATCAAAACCATCATTCTTTGCCAGTTTCAAAGGCAATAGGGAAGCAGCATAATTACCACCAACCTTTACATGACCTACTCCATTTGGAGCTGCCCTGTCAAAGTTGGTATCAACTTTTAAACTGATTGTTTTAAAACCATATTTATAATAAGGACCCACGGGACAAACAAACACTGAAAAGATATATTCAGATGCAGGTCTTACTCCTAGATTTTCTCCAATACCAATAAGTAATGGTCTTATATACATGCTTGCC harbors:
- a CDS encoding branched-chain amino acid aminotransferase is translated as MDLKNIDWAELDFSYKNLPYRFRAYWKDGKWDEGKLVTDNNIVLNESAPCLHYGQQCFEGLKAQRSKDGRIWLFRPYENAKRFQDSAKRLMMPEVPVDLFMKGVIDTVKANADYVPPYGYGASMYIRPLLIGIGENLGVRPASEYIFSVFVCPVGPYYKYGFKTISLKVDTNFDRAAPNGVGHVKVGGNYAASLLPLKLAKNDGFDEVLYLDSKEHQYIEETGSSNVFFIFEGKRLITPKSNSILPSITRKSVVQIAKEEFGFEIEERKIHISEIERVIEAGACGTAAVITPIGSIYYNEKWYKFYADGKEPGPTVKKLYEYLTSLQVGDVEDKWGWLVEVI